Below is a window of Cytobacillus firmus DNA.
AAGATTATCTAATTTTAAAATACATAGAAGACGGGGAACTAGTTGGTTCCGTTAGAGCATACCAAAAGGATGAAACATGTTATATAGGCAAATTAATGGTGCATCCAGACTTTCAGAATAAAGGTATTGGAAAAGCACTAATGAATGAAATCGAACGTCAGTTTAATGTGGAACGATTTGAATTATTTACCGGCAGCAAAAGCGAGAAAAATATTAGTTTCTATGAAAAGCTCGGTTACGCGGGATATAAGACAGAAAAGCTGGAGAGAGAAGAAACCATATTTATTTTTATGGAGAAGTTAGCGAAAGCAGGCACACCTGCTTCTTAAGATTAAAAAGGAGGCCCCGCCAATGAAAACCCTAGAAACCAGCCGCCTTATTTTGCGCCGCCTTACCCTTGATGATGCAGCCAGGGTAGAAGAATACGCAAGTGATTATGATGTGGCAAAAACGACATTAAATATTCCCCATCCTTATCCTGAAGGGGGAGCAAGGGAGTTTATTACAAGCATCCTGGAAGCAGAGAGAAACGGTAAGATTGCGATTTTCGCTATTACGAGAAAAGAGGATAATGGCTTAATAGGACTCATCAATATTACAGGCACTAATGCAAATAGAAGGGCGGAAATCGGCTATTGGATCGGCAAGCCTTACTGGGGCAAAGGGTATGGTACAGAGGCTGCCAGGGCAATTATTAAGTACGGATTTGAAGAACTGAACCATAACCGGATTTATGCTCTTGCCTTTACGGACAATCCCGGATCATGGAGGATTATGGAGAAATCGGGGATGAAGCATGAAGGGATTTTGCGGCAGCATGCAATAAGAGATGAAAGGCCGGTGGATTTGACCTACTATGCCATTCTGCGTGAGGAATACACCGGGTAAGGGAGCCGCTGTTTGAATCGCACTCCACAATATGTTTCAATAGAAGCAAATCCTTTTTAATCATGGAGGTTCATGTGCGGATCATTGCTTCCCATCCTTTTTTTACAGTCAGAAGGAAGATCGACTGGAATCAGCAGCAATACATTGAACAGGAACTTTTTCTTCACTTATTTGAGGATCATATCCTGTCGCCATCAGAAAAGTTTCTCCTTGATGAAGTTTGGGATATGTCATACAGAAATTCCAGCTGCGAATTTGGTTTCCTGTATCTTCATACCAATCGGGGTGTGTTCTCTTTTCAAGTAAAGTCAGAGCCGAGTCACTTTATAAACCTGTATAGAGATCTTAAAAAGTAAAAGCCGGAATTGTCACGAACAACAATTCCGGCTAAATTATTATGCCTGCTCTGTCAGGCGTACAAGCATATGTGCGAGCTTATGCCTTTCTTCATCATCCCCGACCTTCCATAATTCCTTCAGCAGCTGTTCTTCACGGTTTTTTGGCTCCACATTCTCAGCGAGGTAGCCAGCCACTTTTTCTGCGGTTACAGCAAGCTGTTCCTCATTTAACCCCAGCTTTTTGCCAAGCTCAATTCGTTCCGCCAGATAGCTCTTAAATTCATCGAAGCTGCTTAAGATGTCCTCAGCTCGTTCATTGGACATCTTGTCCATTGCGCTCTTAATATTTTTTGTATCCAGTTCACCATCTTGTTTGATTACATGTTCTTGTTCATTCATTTTTATAGACCTCCCAAAGGATTGTTTTCTTATTAAATATCCTTTCAGAAGGAGAATTAAACTCTTTTAGATTTCACTGGATGGTGTTTCCTGAACAGCTTTCAGTTTCCTGAATTTTACTTTGGATAAAATAACGCCAAGTTCATATAGCCCGATAAGAGGCACCAGGACTAGAATCTGTGAAAATAAATCAGGCGGTGTAATGAGAGCTGATACAACAGCCATGATCAAATAAGCATATTTTCGCATTGAGCTGAGCATGGCTGGGGTGACAATGCCGATTGTTGTCAAAAACAATAACAGCAAAGGCACTTCAAACAGGAAACCAAAAGGAATGGTCGACATCAAAAGAAACGAAAAATACTCCCTGGCCGTGATCATCATCGCAAAATGTGATTCACCTAATAGCATTAAAAACTGATAAATGGCAGGGAATATAATAAAAAATCCGAAGCCAAGCCCGCCGATAAAGCTGAAAAGAATGGCAGGGAAAAACATTAGAGATACTCTGCTTTCTTTTTCCGTTAAAGCAGGTTTTACAAATAGCCAGATCTGATAGGAAATGAAAGGAAGCGAAAGCCCAAGGCTGATGCTTCCTGCAATTCCTGTGTACAGCTTAATGACATCCAGCGGTCCAAGCATAACCAGCTCATGATCGTTTGCCAGCATAGGTATCAGCCGGTTGATGAAAAACAGACATAGGGCAAAGCTGACAATAAAGAAAATCAGAGATCGAATCAGCACTTTTCGCAGGTCTGTTAAATGCTCTATAAGGGTTTGTTCGTCCGTTTTCATTCTAAACCCTCCTGTTAAAGCGGTTTATCCTTCCGATCAGCCGTTTCAATTGAACGTGCTTTTGAATCAGGTTCATCGTCATCACTCATAATTTCTCTGGCTGATTTTTTGAATTCTGATAAGGTCCTTCCAAACGCAGATCCGATTTCCGGAAGTTTTTTTGGCCCAAAGATAATTAAGGTTATAACCAGGATGATAATCAATCCGGGTATCCCGATATTTGAAAGCCCCATGGAGTTCACTCCTTCTTGAAAAATTTATTAAAAGGTAAGTTAGTATTAGCTTGAACTTCGAGAACTGTCCAGCTCCAGCGCCTACCCCCTCGAGGTCACAAGCCAATCCTCCCAAAAAGGCAAAGAACGCCTTTCCGTGAGGCTCGTCTTGTGCTTGTCGGGGGTGAGCAAGGCGCTTGCGCTTTTCTTATGCAAGCAAGCCGCCTTCTTTGCTGTATTTGATGATTCCTTCAGCAGCACGGTAGGCGAGTGCCCCAACAGTTCCTGTCGGATTATATCCTCCATTGTGAGGGAAAGCGGAAGCACCAACGACAAAGACATTCTCTGCATCCCACATTTGGAGATAGTTATTTACGGCTGATGTTTCAGGCTCAGCCCCCATGATGACACCGCCTGTATTGTGTGTCGTCTGGTAAGGGACGATATCGTAATGCTCCAGCTGCTGCCTGTCGTTAATTTTTGATGGTCCCATTTCCTTCATGATGTTGTCTGTGATTTTTCCAATATAGTTATAAAGATTCTTATCCTGTTCCGTGAAATCGTATGTCATACGAAGCAGCGGAAGCCCGTAAGCATCTTTATAAGAAGGATCCAGATCCATATAATTGTGCTGAACAGGCATGGATGCTCCCTGGGTGCCAATGCTTAAAGCCCGTGTGAAATACTTGATGGAATTCTCCTTAAACTTGCTGCCCCATTTCGGTGTATCAGTCGGAACCATATTATATTGAA
It encodes the following:
- a CDS encoding GNAT family N-acetyltransferase, which encodes MGKIIEAKIGDAVKILSLQKLAYRSEAELYGDFNIEPLKQTVSDVEKAFEDYLILKYIEDGELVGSVRAYQKDETCYIGKLMVHPDFQNKGIGKALMNEIERQFNVERFELFTGSKSEKNISFYEKLGYAGYKTEKLEREETIFIFMEKLAKAGTPAS
- the tatA gene encoding twin-arginine translocase TatA/TatE family subunit; its protein translation is MGLSNIGIPGLIIILVITLIIFGPKKLPEIGSAFGRTLSEFKKSAREIMSDDDEPDSKARSIETADRKDKPL
- a CDS encoding DUF3243 domain-containing protein, yielding MNEQEHVIKQDGELDTKNIKSAMDKMSNERAEDILSSFDEFKSYLAERIELGKKLGLNEEQLAVTAEKVAGYLAENVEPKNREEQLLKELWKVGDDEERHKLAHMLVRLTEQA
- the tatC gene encoding twin-arginine translocase subunit TatC — its product is MKTDEQTLIEHLTDLRKVLIRSLIFFIVSFALCLFFINRLIPMLANDHELVMLGPLDVIKLYTGIAGSISLGLSLPFISYQIWLFVKPALTEKESRVSLMFFPAILFSFIGGLGFGFFIIFPAIYQFLMLLGESHFAMMITAREYFSFLLMSTIPFGFLFEVPLLLLFLTTIGIVTPAMLSSMRKYAYLIMAVVSALITPPDLFSQILVLVPLIGLYELGVILSKVKFRKLKAVQETPSSEI
- a CDS encoding GNAT family N-acetyltransferase, with protein sequence MKTLETSRLILRRLTLDDAARVEEYASDYDVAKTTLNIPHPYPEGGAREFITSILEAERNGKIAIFAITRKEDNGLIGLINITGTNANRRAEIGYWIGKPYWGKGYGTEAARAIIKYGFEELNHNRIYALAFTDNPGSWRIMEKSGMKHEGILRQHAIRDERPVDLTYYAILREEYTG